The sequence ACCGGCCGTGAACCGAAAACGCCACTTTCTCGTTCAACAACATACCGGCAAGCGGTTTACCAATTAAATCGCCCCGGCCGACTAAACAAATATTTTTTCCGTCTAGTGATACCTGATGATATTTCAAAATATGCATAATCGCGCCCGGCGTTGGCGGTACGAACGGACTTTTCCCCATAAGCACTTTGCCCAGCGCAGGATACGACAGACAATCTACGTCAATGTCTAAATTTATATGGTTTACAATCTCACGCGTATCGTTCCAAAGCCCTTCGGGCACGGGCAATTGAATGATCATACCGCTTAAATTTTTTTCCGCTTGAATTTTTTCAACTTCAGCAATAAGTTCATCCTTGCTTACAGACGCCGGAAACTCAAAGCGAAAAAAATCAATTCCAATATCTTTAGCGGATTCTTGCTTTTTTGTCACATACGTATGCGATGGCTTATCATCACCAACCAAAACAACCGCCAATGCCGGTTGTTTGTTTTGGGCTTTGAGCTTTTGGACCCTGCCTTTTAAATCTTCCAAAATGTCTTGCGCTATTGCTTTGCCGTCTACAATAGTGACCATTGAATATGAATTTATAACAAAAATATAATACCACAGACTCCCCGGCCTCGCAAACTTGCGAAATGCTAATATATCAGTAGAATAATTACAGGCTACTGCGCCGAGGAGGACACATGGTTAAAAAGACGATCCGTCCGCTGTGCGCGGGCGGGCTAGGCCACGATGTGCCACAATATCTATGTTGTGGCTGCGGCAAGTCCCTGTGTGGACAATGCCATGAAGACCAAATCAGCCAAGAAGGTGGCAAAATTCTCCGGCACAAAGTCTGTGATAGAGCCATAGCGCCCGACACACCAGTCGGGCTAAAAGTGACTATATGAGACTTTTGGCGTGGTTGAAAAACGCCGCTCATCTCACGTTGCAGATAGTCGCTGGCATTGCGTTAGCAATAATATTTTTTATGCTTCTTTGCAGTGCCATCAATGAGCCGCGAGACAACAACCCCAAGGAGGTGACACATGGCCCTTGACAGCTTCGTGCGAGAAGGGCTTTTCCCATTCACGTCCCAATTAAGCTACCCAACAATCTCCTTATAAATATTATCATACAGCGTAGTATGATAATATTTAACTTCAGCGTTTTCTACGTTATCGCCCTGACGATTTAGATGCTTCTAATAAATTAAAAAGTAAAAACTGAGTCGGATATCTTTTCTTAAGCCAGTCAAAACTCCAAAGGTCGCCTAAAAGTTTTGACCTTTCGCTCTCGCTTAATATTTGCGGTTTGACGCGTGGCATAGTTATTACAAAATATTATTTAAATGCATCTCCATAAATGAGTGCGGCAGGATACTACCATGCTACGTAATATGATAGTCGATGTTGTGCCAATGGAATTCAAGAAAAAATATCATATACTGCCAAGCATTAAAAAACATAAAAAATGACATGCCGGCTGGGGCGCGTCCATTTAGCTTAACACCGAACGATATGCTCTTATTTAACTCCGGAGTATGGCCGGTAAACTTAAGCTTAAGGCGAGTAAAATTGAAAAAGATAAAATTGAAAAAACTATCACAATGACATTGCTTGCTGAAAGTTTTGTTTGCGGGTCTAGGGTCATATGCCAAATATAAAATTTACCGCAAGTAAACAAAAACGCCTAAACTAAAAATTTAGGGTTTTGCCTATATTATTGTAAAAACCCGGCAGTGACTGCGAGAGCTAATAAAATAGCGAACGCGAGTCCGGCGATGATGGCAATGGCCACCTTACCTCCTGCTTGCATAGGCAATCGCTTACTATTTAGGTGCTATTAGTATACCAAAAAACGAAAAAATTATCATCCACAGTTTACTGAAAATAATTACAATCGCTTTTTTACTTTTTTAATGATGTCAAAAATTTCCCAATTGGCCTTAACCAAATAGTCTCGAATGCCCAAACGCATTGCTTTGGCTAAACGTGGCCTGTCGTCAAAGTTAGTTAAAATAATAACATCTGCCTTAGATCCCCATGAGTCTTCTCGTAACTTAGTCAACATTGCCAAACCATCCATTTGCGGCATTTGGATATCTAAAAAAATTAAATCTGGATGATTAGCTAGAGCAAACTTTAACCCATTAGCTCCGCCGTCGGCAGTATTAACCACATAGCCTTCACCGTCAAGCACATCACTTAGCATAGACCTGATACGCTCATCGTCATCAACTACTAGAATTGTTTTTTTAGCTTTAGGCATACTTTCAGTATAGCACGCCGGGCATTAACCCACACCTAGCTTTGTTGCTGTAAAAATCCGGTTAGTAAATCTTTAAAGCGTAATCTGCCCATCAATGGTTTGGGGCCTTTAGCCTTTCTGCCTTTAGACAATCCAATATATAGCGCGCTATTAATTAAACCGATGTGGCTAAAGGCTTGAGGAAAATTTCCCAACTGCTCTTTAGTTCGAGGCGCAATTTCTTCAGCCAAAAGCCCCAATGGGCTGACATATTTTAATATATTGCGATAAAGCTTTTCAGCTTGCCTAAGTTCCCCCGATAGCGCCAAAGCATCAACCAACCAAAAAGTACATAAAATAAAAGTTCCCTCTTTGCCGGGCAAGCCATCGTCCAAATAACGATATACTAAATCATCTTTCATTAAATACTTCATCGTAGCCTTGATGGTGTTTTTTACCCTCACGTCTTCATATGGCAGAAAACCAACCATAGGTATCAATAAACTACTTGCGTCAAGCTTTTCAGAATTTAAAGTTTGGGTAAAACTTTGTAATTTATCGCTGTAACCTTTTTCCAAAACTTCATTTTTTATTTCATCTCTAATAGCTACCCATTTTGGCAAAGGCGCAGGATAACCCCTTTTCTCGGCAATTTTTATGCCGCGGTCAATTGCCACCCAGCACATCACTTTGGAATAAACATAATGCCGCGCCGGCCCTCTGATTTCCCAAATACCCGCATCTGGAGATTGCCAGACTTTACAAACATAATTGATAATTTTAGTAAAAAGTTTCCAATCATTGCGCGAAATTTCATCACCGTAGCGACGTGTTTCATATGCCACATTTAACAATTCGCCATAGATATCATGTTGATATTGCCGAGCGGCACGATTGCCGATGCGCACCGGTTTTGAGTGGCGGTAACCTGCTAAATGGTTTAACTTGCGCTCAGGCATCACTGGCGAACCGTG is a genomic window of Candidatus Buchananbacteria bacterium CG10_big_fil_rev_8_21_14_0_10_42_9 containing:
- a CDS encoding bifunctional methylenetetrahydrofolate dehydrogenase/methenyltetrahydrofolate cyclohydrolase (catalyzes the formation of 5,10-methenyltetrahydrofolate from 5,10-methylenetetrahydrofolate and subsequent formation of 10-formyltetrahydrofolate from 5,10-methenyltetrahydrofolate), with the translated sequence MVTIVDGKAIAQDILEDLKGRVQKLKAQNKQPALAVVLVGDDKPSHTYVTKKQESAKDIGIDFFRFEFPASVSKDELIAEVEKIQAEKNLSGMIIQLPVPEGLWNDTREIVNHINLDIDVDCLSYPALGKVLMGKSPFVPPTPGAIMHILKYHQVSLDGKNICLVGRGDLIGKPLAGMLLNEKVAFSVHGRSTKNLADFTLAADIIITGVGKKDVVTSDMVSEGAMIIDAGVTFVDGKMYGDVDFAGVKDKASLITPVPGGVGPITVAKLLENTVISCELRL